A single region of the Brassica rapa cultivar Chiifu-401-42 chromosome A03, CAAS_Brap_v3.01, whole genome shotgun sequence genome encodes:
- the LOC103848151 gene encoding uncharacterized protein LOC103848151, whose translation MGMLVRLVIGMWSKSPTGVWSFEEAPNSQREAVIINRTESIDGLVEMIRITLNLGILTPVVLTYQLPTWMLVPDGPTTPPITLVSNKDVKIMASVFDYMAYPVLYVTSGPELVAKYQFFCRTPFSIDEKTYLEEGVTEEQHRQAIIDLVGGHPIVCSKHILEIMFNEPQLLLVFRVSLENEMVYGLQNDVDDTDEGLEYNNLTGNDFMALEGAVPVSPDPLNNYDPNQEVLYGEPITVEELQNIHPNFEASTMVNQDTNLGVEPLNLFEDLPEEEAY comes from the exons ATGGGAATGTTAGTTCGGCTCGTAATCGGGATGTGGAGTAAGTCCCCAACCGGGGTTTGGTCTTTCGAAGAGGCCCCAAATTCTCAGAGGGAAGCGGTGATAATCAACAGAACTGAATCTATCGATGGTCTAGTGGAGATGATCCGTATCACCCTCAACCTTGGTATTCTCACTCCGGTAGTGTTGACCTATCAGCTCCCGACATGGATGCTCGTTCCCGATGGACCAACAACACCTCCAATCACTTTAGTAAGCAACAAAGATGTCAAAATCATGGCAAGTGTCTTCGATTACATGGCCTATCCAGTTCTCTATGTGACTAGTGGACCTGAGCTAGTCGCAAAATACCAGTTCTTCTGTAGAACTCCCTTCTCTATTGATGAAAAGACATACCTTGAAGAGGGCGTAACTGAAGAACAACATCGTCAAGCTATAATTG ACTTGGTTGGTGGCCACCCAATCGTGTGTAGCAAGCATATCTTGGAGATAATGTTCAACGAACCACAATTGCTGCTAGTCTTCCGTGTCTCTCTGGAGAATGAGATGGTTTATGGTTTACAAAACGATGTTGATGACACAGACGAAGGTCTTGAATATAACAACTTAACGGGAAATGACTTCATGGCTTTAGAGGGAGCTGTTCCTGTTTCTCCGGATCCTCTGAACAACTATGATCCTAATCAAGAAG TATTGTATGGAGAACCGATCACTGTTGAGGAGCTACAAAACATACACCCAAATTTTGAAGCATCAACAATGGTTAATCAGGATACCAATTTGGGAGTAGAACCTCTTAACTTGTTTGAAGACCTACCAGAGGAGGAAGCATACTGA
- the LOC103848208 gene encoding uncharacterized protein LOC103848208 — protein sequence MARARLSDEERDAGYCQLFVETLHEQALTWFSQLEENSIGSFLDLSAAFLKTYIMFTKRSATASSLWNLNQTKDQSLRDYMEKFKAVVSRIEIPDSIAIDALRNTLWIRSKFREDLYHNPTTSLQDAIARSDNFIRMEEDTNAILSKMNAPKAPAAKNANTRQEPRQHAPSDKNGRKDGYMYAVNKNNVPISTLVVRGEGWNKWVIELESSDKPVDAVCTTQPTTGTGSAAGPSRTVDLTKHCKYHDVKGHDTIECKSLYAQYLSSLASGEFKFESLKAKPKNGKSWSKNKEMRAQRKATGKGRQKRNSSTTR from the coding sequence ATGGCGCGAGCTCGGCTCTCCGACGAAGAAAGGGATGCAGGTTACTGCCAGCTGTTCGTCGAGACTCTCCACGAGCAAGCTCTAACCTGGTTCTCCCAGTTAGAGGAGAACTCAATCGGAAGCTTCCTTGACTTATCAGCGGCTTTTCTCAAGACGTACATCATGTTCACAAAGCGCAGCGCCACTGCCTCTAGCTTGTGGAACCTCAACCAAACCAAAGACCAGAGCCTCCGCGACTACATGGAGAAGTTCAAAGCCGTGGTGTCCAGGATTGAAATCCCGGACAGCATCGCCATCGACGCTCTGCGCAACACGTTGTGGATTCGCTCTAAGTTCCGAGAAGACCTATACCATAACCCAACTACGTCGCTCCAAGACGCTATCGCGCGCTCTGATAACTTCATCCGAATGGAAGAAGATACTAATGCAATCCTCAGCAAGATGAACGCGCCCAAAGCTCCAGCGGCTAAAAACGCCAACACGCGACAAGAACCGCGCCAGCATGCTCCAAGCGACAAAAACGGTCGCAAAGACGGATACATGTATGCCGTCAACAAAAACAACGTGCCGATCTCTACTCTTGTAGTCCGCGGAGAAGGTTGGAACAAGTGGGTAATAGAGCTCGAGTCGTCCGACAAACCAGTCGATGCTGTTTGCACCACCCAACCTACAACAGGAACGGGGTCAGCAGCGGGCCCTTCTAGGACCGTCGATCTCACCAAGCATTGCAAATATCACGATGTCAAAGGGCACGATACGATAGAATGCAAATCACTCTATGCGCAGTACCTCTCATCTCTTGCAAGCGGTGAATTTAAGTTCGAATCCCTGAAAGCTAAGCCGAAGAACGGCAAGAGCTGGAGCAAGAACAAGGAAATGAGAGCCCAACGCAAAGCCACTGGCAAAGGCCGACAAAAACGAAACTCATCAACAACGAGATGA
- the LOC103848209 gene encoding uncharacterized protein LOC103848209, which yields MKNVEKYEIRRIVFEHSCSVDDKAGYEEQATPVIGQMLKSRFTGNGSGPRPNEIMQVMLGDYNIRISYWKAWRSREVALQYAKGANATSYQLLPDYLQRLVVANPGTLAEMHTVYEAGVGHRFKYMFLALGACINGIKHMRNVIIIDGAHLRGKYAGCLLSASAQDGNYQVFPIAVGIVDGENDKAWEWFFKMLLKFIPNDNDIVFVSDRHSSIYNGLSKNINASCAEYLIGIGFQHWARAHFDGNRYNIMTSNVAETWNSVLREAREYPIVALVEYIRSKLMNWFAERRNVTGVGNGRLTARVNEILEGNFENSGGMLVRRINNVEFEVKDKVGSSYHVNLGGKNCSCFSFQKLLIPCSHAIASAINEKVRIESLVSEFYSLETLTSAYAEDIVPITTETEIREGISGKEGESVIIFPPSSRRPPGRPRKSRILPTGEIRVNKTC from the exons ATGAAGAACGTGGAAAAGTACGAAATTCGAAGGATTGTCTTCGAACATTCTTGTTCGGTTGACGACAAAGCAG GATACGAAGAACAAGCAACACCTGTCATTGGACAAATGCTTAAGTCAAGGTTTACAGGAAATGGGTCTGGGCCACGGCCAAACGAGATCATGCAAGTCATGCTAGGCGATTACAATATTCGGATTTCTTATTGGAAAGCTTGGCGATCAAGGGAAGTAGCGCTACAATACGCAAAAGGGGCAAATGCTACATCATATCAATTGCTTCCCGATTACTTACAAAGACTCGTCGTGGCCAATCCTGGAACGTTGGCTGAAATGCATACAGTTTATGAAGCTGGAGTTGGTCATCGATTCAAATATATGTTCCTTGCACTTGGAGCATGTATAAACGGTATCAAGCATATGCGTAATGTCATCATCATAGATGGAGCACATTTAAGAGGGAAATATGCTGGATGCTTATTGTCTGCATCAGCCCAAGATGGCAATTACCAAGTTTTTCCTATCGCAGTAGGAATAGTGGATGGTGAAAATGACAAAGCGTGGGAATGGTTTTTTAAAATGCTTCTGAAGTTCATCCCTAACGACAatgatattgtttttgtttcagaCAGACACTCGTCCATCTACAATGGGTTATCAAAG AACATTAACGCTTCGTGTGCGGAATACTTAATTGGTATTGGTTTCCAACATTGGGCACGTGCGCATTTCGATGGAAATCGGTACAACATTATGACAAGCAATGTTGCCGAGACATGGAACTCCGTTCTCCGGGAAGCACGAGAGTATCCAATAGTGGCTTTGGTAGAGTATATCAGATCCAAACTTATGAACTGGTTTGCGGAAAGACGTAATGTCACAGGGGTTGGTAATGGAAGGTTGACGGCACGGGTTAACGAGATTTTAGAAGGAAATTTTGAAAACAGCGGTGGGATGCTTGTCAGACGGATTAACAATGTTGAGTTCGAAGTGAAAGACAAAGTTGGCTCCTCATATCACGTCAACCTTGGAGGAAAAAATTGCAGCTGTTTTTCATTCCAAAAGCTCCTCATACCTTGCTCCCATGCTATTGCTTCAGCAATCAATGAAAAAGTTCGTATAGAGTCCCTAGTATCTGAATTTTACAGTCTTGAAACTTTGACCTCCGCATATGCCGAAGATATTGTGCCGATAACCACCGAAACAGAAATAAGAGAAGGCATATCCGGAAAGGAAGGAGAATCGGTCATAATATTTCCTCCATCAAGTAGGCGACCTCCAGGTAGACCTCGGAAGAGCAGAATATTGCCAACGGGTGAAATACGGGTAAACAAAACATGTTGA
- the LOC103848149 gene encoding ankyrin repeat domain-containing protein 13C: MARPSSASATAKLPSIKPEDYAHSPVHYAVVLGDHAALSRLLSSVPKLGDPEQIRTESDSLSQERIADQISAVLDRRDVPSRETPLHLAVRLNDLFAAKAISSAGADISLHNSAGWNPLQEAFCRRNSEIMKVLLRHHHRLAWCKWRRRLPRLIGVLRRMRDFYMEISFHFESSVIPFVGKIAPSDTYKIWKRDGNLRADTTLAGFDGLKIQRADQSFLFLGDGDESLDISPGSLLVLNRDDRKILDAFESAGAPISDSDIAGFCSQSSLYRPGMDVTKAELVGRMNWRRQEKMESVGDWKARVYEIQKVTFSFRSRKIVNEGDSSEQVQPLELDEDDDGFLVAENPSFLAPQRSQRRHSSFVNEDRDWISVGRKSVDVYPSAAPPPRRSVTQFQPPRRSVAVPSTVNPPPSPQIKEKEFVKSLHPSVWLTEQFPLKTEELLPLLDILANKVKAVARMRELLTTKFPPGTFPVKLSIPVVPTVKVVITFTKFVDLPPAERFYTPLSSPRFLSCADQWDDDEEKSDARNSTSRPSSWLRRAGLGSQRRTDEEDQQSPDPFAIPIGYKWTSMKNNNKSDSKMKRSKSTKRSK, translated from the exons ATGGCTCGTCCTTCTTCGGCGTCTGCAACGGCCAAGCTTCCTTCTATCAAACCAGAGGATTACGCTCACAGTCCCGTACACTACGCCGTCGTTTTGGGAGATCACGCTGCACTATCTCGTCTTCTCTCATCCGTCCCAAAGCTCGGAGATCCAGAGCAGATCCGCACCGAGTCCGACTCACTGAGCCAAGAACGAATCGCGGATCAGATCTCCGCCGTCCTTGACCGCCGCGACGTTCCCTCACGCGAAACGCCGCTCCATCTAGCGGTTAGACTCAACGACCTGTTCGCAGCAAAGGCGATATCATCCGCCGGCGCCGACATTTCCCTCCACAACTCCGCGGGATGGAATCCGTTACAGGAGGCGTTCTGTCGCCGGAACTCTGAGATTATGAAAGTGCTTCTTAGACATCACCACCGTTTAGCGTGGTGCAAATGGCGGAGGCGGTTACCGCGATTGATCGGTGTTCTCCGTCGTATGAGAGATTTCTACATGGAGATCTCTTTCCACTTCGAGAGCTCTGTGATTCCTTTCGTCGGCAAAATCGCTCCCTCTGACACCTACAAGATCTGGAAACGCGACGGAAACCTCCGCGCTGATACTACCTTAGCTGGATTCGACGGTTTGAAAATCCAGCGTGCCGATCAAAGCTTTCTTTTCCTCGGTGACGGTGACGAATCTCTCGACATCTCTCCCGGATCGTTGCTTGTGCTGAATCGAGACGACCGTAAGATCCTAGACGCGTTTGAGAGTGCTGGAGCTCCGATTAGCGATTCCGATATCGCCGGATTCTGTTCACAGTCTAGCTTGTACCGTCCGGGGATGGATGTTACTAAAGCTGAGCTCGTCGGGAGGATGAATTGGCGGCGGCAAGAGAAGATGGAGAGCGTCGGAGATTGGAAAGCTAGGGTTtacgaaattcagaaagtgacTTTCAGTTTCAGGTCTCGGAAAATCGTCAACGAAGGAGATTCAAGCGAGCAAGTTCAACCTCTGGAGCTTGACGAAGACGACGATGGATTCCTAGTAGCGGAGAATCCGAGTTTCTTAGCTCCTCAAAGGTCACAGAGACGGCACAGTAGCTTCGTCAACGAAGACAGAGATTGGATTTCCGTTGGGAGAAAAAGCGTCGACGTCTATCCCTCCGCCGCCCCACCACCGAGAAGATCAGTAACTCAATTCCAGCCTCCGAGAAGGTCTGTGGCCGTCCCTTCAACGGTGAATCCTCCACCGTCTCCTCAGATCAAAGAGAAGGAATTCGTCAAGAGCTTGCATCCGTCTGTTTGGTTAACGGAACAGTTTCCGTTAAAGACCGAAGAGCTGCTTCCGTTACTCGACATTTTAGCGAACAAGGTCAAAGCCGTCGCGAGAATGCGTGAGCTCCTCACCACAAAGTTCCCGCCGGGAACTTTCCCAGTCAAG TTGTCGATTCCGGTGGTCCCGACGGTCAAAGTTGTGATCACTTTCACCAAGTTCGTCGATCTTCCACCAGCGGAGCGATTCTACACACCACTCTCAAGTCCCAGATTCCTCTCCTGTGCTGACCAATGGGATGATGATGAGGAAAAATCAGACGCTCGGAATTCAACCTCACGGCCATCGTCGTGGTTGAGACGCGCCGGATTAGGCTCACAGAGGCGGACAGATGAGGAGGATCAACAATCACCGGACCCATTTGCTATACCTATTGGGTATAAGTGGACAAGCATGAAGAATAACAATAAGTCAGATAGTAAAATGAAGAGATCAAAGTCTACTAAGAGATCTAAGTGA